The window AAAAAAAGTTTCAATTTTATTCAAAATAAGTTTTTATAGCGTTGCACGACTATTGTTTCATTCAGCAGTTTTTCGATAGCTTCTGAATTATTGATTTTTTGATTTTTATCGTAACTCCAGTCCTCTTCATCAATGGTTTTCAGGGAAATTCCATTACTCCTTAAATATCGGGTCAGTGAACTTTCAGAATGCATGATAATATCGCCTCCTGAAAATAACAGATAGGCAATATTGGTATATGCCTGTGAACGTTTATGATTGAAAATAAAACACTTACATCTTTTAAGCAGTTCGTCATATTCTTCTTTTGGCATAAATTCAGTTAATGGGATGAAACGTTCTGCAAACAACTCCCTACCTTTTTTTATTACAAATTTTGCATAGTCTTTATGTCCAGCATAAGATAAGGGACACATAATGGATGAAAATTCTATCCCTCGCCTTTTAATCTCAAATAATGCAGAAATATGATTATTTGACTCATCAGCTGAATTTCCAAGCCAAATAATGTCTTTTTGATAATCTGTTAACAAAACAAGCTTGTCTTCTTTTCTCGTAAAATCATCTAAACTGCCATAATTAAATTCCAGCCACTTTGCATTAAATCCCGTCACTTCCTTGATTATTTCATAATCTTCTTCTGAATAATGACAAAAATAATCAACCTTTTGAATTGCCTGTAAATGCTTTTTCACCCGATTTTTCCAATGATAGGTTAACATAAAATGCGTTAAATCATATTTTAAAAGCAAGTAAGGATGATTTTTCAGGCAATATTTTAATGAATATTCATCAAAATTCCTTTTTAATAGCATTGGTAAATTAAAGCCATCAGAACCCCAAAAAACCCAGAATATTTCTATATTTTCAGGAAGAGATAAAACAAAATCAGCCAATCGGGAATTGAAATAGTGTATATATATCCTACTGAATTTCAAAGACTTGATAAATTCCCAAAATTCTCTCGAATATAAGCTGAACACATAAACATTTTCAGATTTGACAAACCGAAGGTTTTGACTGTCATTATAAATCAAATAAATATTCTCTACCTGATTGAAATTTTTTCTTTGCCGATTAATAAATGAATCAATAAATTTATCGTCATGAGAAATATGAAGAAACATGGTTACGACTTAATTTTTGCAGGGATTCCAATTGCCGTTACATGATCAGGTAAATTGGTTGTAACCACAGCTCCTGCCCCAATCCTGACATCTGAACCAATTGTGATACCCGGTAAAATGACGACACCAGTGCCTACAAATGTATTTGCTCCTATTTTAACATTACCTGAAACATGGACACCAGGGCACAACTCAACATAATCTTCCAGTATCGAATCATGTCCGATTGTGCAATTTAAATTAATGAGGCAGCCCTTCCCAAAAAAAATATCATTTGTTATATTAACTCCTCCGCATACGACAACACCAGGTTTAAAAGTAACACCAAAATGTCCGACATTGGCATGTTTCGAAATATGAGTAACTAATTCTCCTCCAATTGATTCAAATTTTTCAGCAAGTAATTTTCGTATTTCAGGATTCCCGACTCCAAGACAAAACCTGTTATCTTTCCTGAATTCCTCCGCTGCTTCTTCCATATTTTTCAATACCCTGTAATTCTTATATAGTATTTCCGGTACATCTGGATTCACATCATCATAAAAACAAATATATTCGTTCGGGTTATTTGTATATATTACCTCAAATAACTCCTTCGCAAATCCTTTGGCACCAATAATTAACATTTTGCAAACTTTTTAATGTTTAATGTTACAGTTTCAACAATATTATCATCTAAGTCATAGTATAACGGCAGACACAACACCCTCCCTGC of the Sphingobacteriales bacterium genome contains:
- a CDS encoding TDP-N-acetylfucosamine:lipid II N-acetylfucosaminyltransferase; the protein is MADFVLSLPENIEIFWVFWGSDGFNLPMLLKRNFDEYSLKYCLKNHPYLLLKYDLTHFMLTYHWKNRVKKHLQAIQKVDYFCHYSEEDYEIIKEVTGFNAKWLEFNYGSLDDFTRKEDKLVLLTDYQKDIIWLGNSADESNNHISALFEIKRRGIEFSSIMCPLSYAGHKDYAKFVIKKGRELFAERFIPLTEFMPKEEYDELLKRCKCFIFNHKRSQAYTNIAYLLFSGGDIIMHSESSLTRYLRSNGISLKTIDEEDWSYDKNQKINNSEAIEKLLNETIVVQRYKNLF
- a CDS encoding acetyltransferase, producing the protein MLIIGAKGFAKELFEVIYTNNPNEYICFYDDVNPDVPEILYKNYRVLKNMEEAAEEFRKDNRFCLGVGNPEIRKLLAEKFESIGGELVTHISKHANVGHFGVTFKPGVVVCGGVNITNDIFFGKGCLINLNCTIGHDSILEDYVELCPGVHVSGNVKIGANTFVGTGVVILPGITIGSDVRIGAGAVVTTNLPDHVTAIGIPAKIKS